The following are encoded in a window of Primulina eburnea isolate SZY01 chromosome 4, ASM2296580v1, whole genome shotgun sequence genomic DNA:
- the LOC140830158 gene encoding uncharacterized protein, with protein sequence MAENRDNQNELPREVPIREHFRPIINAHYSGIARGTIAANNFELKPALINMVQQNQFGGAATADPHLHLRTFLEITDTVKMNGVSDELIRLRLFPFSLRDHARSWLQSLPLGSVTTWADLVTKFLSKYFPPAKSAQLKIDITNFRQREFEVLYEAWERYKELLRKCPNHGYADWVQIELFYNGLDGPTRGNVDAAAGGTVFSKTPDEAYELLEQMTINSDQWPSERSGSEKPAGVYAVDPITSLTAQVSALTAQIVAMNKPGQSTSEVALVTAEEEPVMEEAQYINNRGFGGYRGNPPLNTYHPSLRNHENFSYANNKNVLNPPPGFNTQKGEGKPSFEDLVGTFVTESGKRMARTESRLDNMETHMGNMGATMKSLETQIGQLANALKDQNRGQFPSNTEVNPREQCKAVTLRSGKEIGIPESTEESVEITVEEDEEKSASVREEEPEKVLKQQPLPKVNLPYPQRFKKKGLDDQFAKFLEIFKKIHINIPFADALEQMPNYAKFIKDVMSKKRKLQEFETVKLTEETLELGEVKPSTITLQLADRSLTYPRGIVEDVLGDLTLRVGEDEVVFNIYNTIKGPNEVG encoded by the exons atggctgaaaacagagacaaCCAGAATGAGCTCCCTAGAGAGGTGCCAATCCGAGAACATTTCCGCCCTATCATCAACGCCCACTACTCTGGAATAGCTCGTGGAACTATTGCTGCTAATAATTTCGAGCTAAAGCCCGCACTCatcaacatggttcaacagaaccaattTGGAGGAGCAGCCACCGCAGATCCCCATCTTCACCTCAGAACTTTTCTGGAGATCACGGATACGGTAAaaatgaatggtgtttctgacgaACTTATTCGATTGCGCCTGTTTCCGTTTTCTCTTAGGGATCACGCAAGGAGTTGGCTCCAATCTCTACCGCTGGGAAGTGTTACTACTTGGGCGGATTTGGTTACGAAGTTCTTGTCAAAATATTTTCCTCCTGCTAAATCTGCTCAGCTGAAAATAGATATCACCAACTTTAGGCAGAGAGAATTTGAGGTATTATATGAGGCGTGGGAGCGATACAAAGAGTTACTCAGGAAGTGTCCGAATCATGGATATGCAGATTGGGTACAAATCGAGctattttacaatggtttggATGGGCCGACTAGAGGGAATGTGGATGCTGCTGCTGGAGGTACTGTTTTTTCTAAAACACCTGATGAGGCCTATGaattgcttgaacagatgaccataaACAGTGATCAGTGGCCGAGTGAAAGATCTGGATCAGAGAAACCTGCTGGAGTGTATGCTGTAGACCCGATCACATCACTTACTGCACAAGTTTCGGCATTGACCGCACAGATTGTAGCGATGAACAAGCCAGGCCAATCTACGTCTGAGGTAGCATTGGTGACTGCTGAGGAAGAGCCAGTTATGGAGGAAGCTCAGTACATCAACAACCGTGGCTTTGGAGGCTATAGAGGTAATCCTCCCCTTAATACTTATCATCCAAGTTTGAGGAATCACGAGAATTTCTCTTATGCGAACAACAAGaacgtgttgaatcctccaccggggttcaatacacagAAAGGGGAAGGAAAGCCATCTTTTGAAGATCTAGTTGGCACATTTGTGACTGAGTCTGGGAAGAGAATGGCGAGAACTGAGTCTCGTCTTGATAACATGGAGACACACATGGGTAATATGGGTGCCACGATGAAATCCTTGGAAACACAGATTGGGCAACTAGCCAATGCTTTAAAGGATCAGAATCGAGGACAGTTTCCCAGTAATACCGAGGTGAATCCTAGGGAACAGTGCAAAGCTGTCACACTGAGGAGTGGCAAAGAAATTGGGATCCCAGAGTCTACTGAAGAAAGTGTAGAGATCACAGTTGAGGAAGATGAGGAGAAGAGTGCAAGTGTTAGAGAAGAGGAGCCTGAGAAAGTACTTAAACAGCAGCCTTTACCGAAGGTAAATCTTCCATATCCACAGAGGTTCAAGAAGAAGGGGTTAGATGATCAGTTTGCGAAATTtctggaaattttcaagaaaatacacATCAACATCCCATTTGCCGATGCATTGGAGCAAATGCCCAATTATGCTAAGTTCATCAAGGATGTGATGTCCAAAAAGAgaaaacttcaagaatttgagacCGTAAAGCTGACTGAAGA gactttggagcttggcgaggtgaaacCTAGCACTATCACTTTGCAGCTGGCGGACAGATCACTTACCTATCCACGAGGGATAGTAGAGGATGTactg ggcgATCTCACTTTGAGAGTAGGTGAAGATGAAGTcgtgttcaacatctacaacaccatCAAGggaccaaatgag gtaggATGA